A genomic window from Thalassoroseus pseudoceratinae includes:
- a CDS encoding arylsulfatase, giving the protein MFPWRERSQQRLTTNFRLGLMATSLFAATVISSVSLIEEAEAAEQQRQPNVVLIMTDDQGYGDLACHGNAQIKTPNLDQLHSESVRLTNYHVDPTCSPTRSALMTGRYSSRTGVWHTIMGRSMMAPDETTIAEVFAANGYRTACFGKWHLGDNYPLRPQDQGFQEVFIHGGGGVGQTPDYWGNDYFGDTYWENGKFRTAETEDKYCTDVWTDAAIEFIKSNRERPFFCYIPTNAAHGPFLVAKKYSEPYKQMGIPSPRAEFYGMITNIDENVGRLRKSLSELGLAENTIFIFTTDNGTAAGAQKGGFNAGMRGQKGSEYDGGHRVPFFVHYPNGQLAHGHDINHITAHIDVLPTLADLCDVPMPKNLKVDGKSLAPLLSRNTRSALWPARTLAVHSQRVEFPQKWRKAAVMTDRWRFVCDGKKRELFDMQNDPGQKTNVAKQNPEVFQKLSEHYEEWYKDISTRFDDYVRIGLGHDGAERVALTCHDWHTNNGPVPWHQNSILKGQKANGFWAVDVAKAGTYEITARMRPSYIDETPALNTQIMRVRCGDVEKTVATQPTDKEATLQIELPAGPARLQIWLGAEAKSPGPYFVEVDTALNE; this is encoded by the coding sequence ATGTTCCCCTGGAGAGAACGAAGTCAACAACGTTTGACGACCAACTTCCGTCTTGGCCTGATGGCCACCAGCCTTTTCGCAGCCACGGTCATTTCTTCCGTGTCGCTCATCGAAGAAGCGGAAGCCGCAGAGCAACAACGCCAGCCGAACGTCGTGCTCATCATGACGGACGATCAAGGCTATGGCGATTTGGCATGTCATGGAAACGCACAAATCAAAACGCCAAACCTCGATCAACTCCATTCCGAAAGCGTGCGATTGACGAATTACCACGTCGATCCCACTTGCTCGCCGACGCGGTCGGCGTTGATGACGGGACGGTACTCCAGCCGAACCGGCGTGTGGCACACGATCATGGGACGCTCGATGATGGCCCCCGATGAAACGACCATCGCGGAAGTCTTCGCCGCCAATGGTTACCGAACGGCGTGCTTCGGGAAATGGCATCTGGGTGACAATTACCCGCTGCGTCCGCAAGACCAAGGCTTTCAGGAAGTCTTTATTCACGGCGGCGGTGGAGTCGGTCAAACGCCCGACTATTGGGGCAACGATTACTTCGGCGACACCTATTGGGAGAACGGAAAATTCCGCACCGCCGAAACTGAAGACAAATACTGCACCGACGTTTGGACCGACGCCGCGATCGAATTCATCAAGTCGAACCGCGAACGTCCGTTCTTCTGCTACATCCCCACGAACGCCGCTCACGGGCCGTTCCTGGTCGCGAAGAAATACAGCGAACCGTACAAGCAAATGGGCATTCCGTCGCCACGGGCAGAATTTTATGGCATGATCACCAACATCGATGAGAACGTCGGTCGACTGCGGAAATCACTGAGCGAACTCGGACTGGCCGAGAACACAATTTTCATCTTCACCACCGACAACGGAACCGCCGCCGGGGCTCAGAAAGGCGGATTCAACGCGGGCATGCGAGGGCAGAAAGGTTCCGAATACGACGGCGGTCATCGCGTACCGTTCTTCGTGCATTATCCGAATGGGCAACTCGCACACGGTCACGATATCAACCACATCACCGCTCACATCGATGTGCTCCCCACGCTCGCCGATCTCTGTGACGTACCGATGCCGAAGAATTTGAAAGTCGACGGCAAAAGTTTGGCGCCACTGTTGAGCCGCAATACCCGGAGCGCACTCTGGCCGGCCCGCACCCTCGCCGTGCATTCGCAACGCGTCGAGTTTCCGCAGAAATGGCGGAAGGCGGCGGTGATGACGGATCGTTGGCGGTTCGTCTGCGACGGGAAAAAACGCGAACTGTTCGACATGCAAAACGATCCCGGTCAGAAAACCAATGTCGCCAAGCAGAATCCCGAAGTGTTCCAGAAACTCAGTGAGCACTACGAAGAATGGTACAAAGACATCTCGACCCGATTCGACGATTACGTTCGCATCGGCCTCGGTCACGATGGAGCAGAACGAGTGGCGTTGACCTGTCACGATTGGCACACCAACAACGGCCCCGTGCCGTGGCATCAAAACAGTATCCTTAAAGGCCAGAAGGCCAACGGTTTCTGGGCGGTTGATGTCGCCAAAGCGGGCACATACGAAATCACCGCTCGCATGCGGCCAAGCTACATCGACGAAACACCAGCATTGAACACTCAAATCATGCGAGTGCGTTGCGGGGATGTCGAGAAAACTGTCGCCACCCAACCGACCGACAAAGAAGCCACATTGCAGATCGAACTCCCCGCCGGGCCCGCTCGACTTCAAATCTGGCTGGGAGCGGAAGCGAAATCCCCGGGACCGTACTTCGTTGAAGTCGACACCGCTCTAAACGAGTAA
- a CDS encoding ExbD/TolR family protein, with product MRCHNRQSEADQRPFTALIDVVFLLLVFFMLTLKIVEPEGKLTVEAGPTIASPPTFPTNLPINVRLESSSNGSLTDVRLARRSLGADKAGIERLRTEMQNSFQSINPRCGMPSKRSYFEPMSICSINTL from the coding sequence ATGCGATGTCACAATCGACAATCTGAAGCCGATCAACGCCCCTTCACTGCACTGATTGACGTCGTCTTTCTTCTGCTGGTGTTCTTCATGCTGACATTGAAGATCGTCGAGCCAGAAGGGAAGTTGACCGTCGAGGCGGGGCCAACGATCGCAAGTCCTCCAACTTTTCCCACGAACTTGCCGATTAACGTTCGGTTGGAGTCGTCGTCGAACGGGTCGTTGACTGATGTTCGTTTAGCGAGGCGTTCGCTTGGGGCGGATAAGGCAGGAATCGAACGGTTGCGGACCGAAATGCAAAACTCTTTCCAATCAATAAATCCAAGATGTGGGATGCCGAGCAAACGGTCATACTTCGAGCCGATGTCGATTTGCAGTATCAACACATTGTAG
- a CDS encoding sugar phosphate isomerase family — protein sequence MDLVSTISGSNMENFFPAGWDLKKIDACVDDDPQAIGKKQKWWHKDFQLIECTSPTDFDTYMGHEIALTIKNAKDAGEQCALILPVGPMGMYRWAVFFLKEWGVDCKHVHGFNMDEWSDEKGTTLPGSAPGSFQNAMEDAFYGPLGKLTVPKRQRNFATKRVLPNYADKIGELREAGAKLTVIFGIGRVCHIAFWEPQFAGEFESEADWKAATHRIGANLHPLTIEQNAVTSFKSRTTLVPCFANTIGPGLFLGADKIIGGADGTFSRGMQWQGLSLWMTLRHEPTPWIPSTFMPTHPGKLFYLDELAGPLVAECN from the coding sequence ATGGATTTGGTCAGTACGATTTCCGGTTCCAATATGGAAAACTTCTTCCCTGCCGGTTGGGATCTGAAGAAGATCGATGCCTGTGTCGATGACGACCCGCAGGCGATCGGCAAAAAGCAGAAGTGGTGGCACAAAGATTTCCAACTGATCGAGTGCACCTCGCCAACCGATTTCGACACCTACATGGGCCACGAAATTGCGTTGACCATCAAAAATGCTAAAGACGCTGGCGAACAATGCGCGTTGATTTTGCCCGTTGGTCCGATGGGCATGTATCGTTGGGCCGTGTTCTTCCTGAAGGAATGGGGCGTGGACTGCAAACACGTCCACGGTTTCAACATGGACGAATGGAGCGACGAGAAAGGCACCACCCTGCCCGGTTCCGCGCCCGGTTCGTTTCAAAATGCGATGGAAGATGCGTTCTACGGCCCGCTGGGAAAACTGACGGTCCCCAAGCGTCAACGCAACTTCGCCACGAAGCGAGTGCTGCCGAACTATGCCGATAAGATCGGTGAGCTTCGCGAAGCCGGAGCGAAGCTGACGGTCATTTTTGGAATCGGACGAGTCTGCCACATCGCGTTTTGGGAACCGCAATTCGCGGGCGAGTTCGAATCCGAAGCCGATTGGAAAGCCGCGACGCATCGCATCGGGGCCAATCTCCATCCGCTGACGATCGAACAAAACGCCGTCACCAGCTTCAAAAGCCGTACGACACTCGTGCCGTGTTTTGCGAACACGATCGGCCCCGGTCTCTTCCTGGGAGCCGACAAAATCATCGGTGGAGCGGACGGCACCTTCAGTCGCGGCATGCAATGGCAGGGTTTGAGTTTGTGGATGACTCTCCGCCACGAACCCACCCCATGGATTCCGTCCACCTTCATGCCCACCCACCCCGGCAAACTCTTCTACCTCGACGAACTCGCCGGTCCGCTGGTCGCGGAGTGTAACTGA
- the gatC gene encoding Asp-tRNA(Asn)/Glu-tRNA(Gln) amidotransferase subunit GatC produces MSTPKPLSADDVRKVAVLARLKLSDSQIERFTEQLGDVLQYVRLLDEVDIEGVEPMAHAVEVTNVLRDDVPTPSLNREAALQNAPQTDGKTFRVPAVFGGE; encoded by the coding sequence ATGTCGACTCCCAAACCGCTCAGTGCCGACGATGTTCGCAAAGTGGCCGTCTTGGCTCGGTTGAAGTTGTCCGATTCGCAGATCGAACGCTTTACCGAGCAACTTGGCGACGTGTTGCAGTACGTCCGGTTGCTGGATGAAGTTGATATCGAAGGCGTCGAACCGATGGCCCATGCCGTCGAAGTGACGAACGTCTTGCGAGACGATGTCCCCACGCCCTCGCTCAATCGAGAAGCCGCTCTGCAAAATGCCCCGCAGACTGACGGCAAAACGTTCCGGGTCCCGGCGGTGTTCGGTGGCGAATGA
- the rpmB gene encoding 50S ribosomal protein L28 — protein sequence MSQKCDVCGKAAKVGNTVSQRGKPKYLGGNGRKTTGISRRKFKPNLQKVRVQLKDGAKTQKVCVQCIRSGRVQKAVKREAFTLPEVASK from the coding sequence ATGAGCCAAAAATGTGATGTCTGCGGCAAAGCTGCGAAAGTCGGAAACACCGTTTCGCAACGTGGTAAGCCGAAATACCTCGGCGGGAACGGTCGGAAAACCACCGGCATTTCGCGTCGTAAGTTCAAGCCAAACTTGCAGAAAGTGCGAGTACAGCTCAAGGACGGCGCAAAAACTCAAAAGGTTTGTGTGCAGTGCATTCGTAGTGGTCGCGTGCAGAAAGCCGTCAAGCGAGAAGCCTTCACGCTTCCAGAAGTTGCTAGCAAGTAA
- the gatA gene encoding Asp-tRNA(Asn)/Glu-tRNA(Gln) amidotransferase subunit GatA, with protein sequence MSLTDSTVCELLDLLSRGDASAVEINTAYLDRITSDDERIGAFLHVDREQVLERAESIDQRRKSGESLGPLAGLPVAVKDLLCIRDQPTTCASRMLENFRPPYDAHVVEQLLAADAVLIGKTNLDEFAMGSSNENSAFKTVKNPCDETRAAGGSSGGSAAAVAAKFAPVSIGTDTGGSIRQPAAFCGVVGMKPTYGRVSRYGLIAFASSLDQIGPLANDVKGAARLLEVIAGHDGRDSTSIDQEVPSYSETVDQPLKGLKVGFAPEHFSEGLSAEVEQAVQSALDVYRSLGAEVKEIHLPHQKYTVATYYLIAPSEASSNLARYDGVHYGYRAEKFDDMIDMYAASRGEAFGDEVKRRIMLGTYSLSAGYADQYYNKALKVRRLIRQDYDNAFAEVDVIAGPVTPTPAFKLGALVDDPLQMYLSDIYTIGANLAGIPGISLPCGFTESEGSKLPIGLQLLAPPFEEDRLLRAARMYERETASSSVS encoded by the coding sequence ATGTCCCTGACTGACTCCACCGTTTGCGAACTTCTCGATTTGCTCTCGCGTGGCGATGCGTCAGCGGTTGAGATCAACACCGCCTATTTGGACCGAATCACAAGTGACGACGAACGTATCGGGGCGTTTTTGCACGTCGATCGTGAGCAAGTCCTCGAACGTGCCGAGAGTATCGATCAGCGTCGCAAGTCCGGCGAATCGCTTGGTCCACTCGCTGGTTTGCCGGTGGCGGTGAAAGACTTGCTCTGCATCCGCGATCAGCCGACGACCTGTGCCAGCCGAATGCTGGAGAATTTCCGACCGCCCTACGATGCCCACGTTGTCGAGCAACTTCTCGCGGCGGATGCGGTTTTGATCGGGAAGACGAACCTCGATGAATTCGCGATGGGGTCTTCGAACGAGAACTCCGCATTCAAAACGGTGAAGAATCCGTGCGATGAAACCCGAGCAGCGGGCGGCTCCAGCGGGGGAAGTGCGGCGGCGGTGGCGGCGAAATTCGCACCGGTTTCGATCGGAACCGACACCGGCGGCAGCATTCGACAACCGGCGGCGTTCTGCGGTGTCGTCGGCATGAAACCCACTTACGGCCGCGTTTCCCGATACGGTTTGATCGCGTTTGCAAGTTCGCTTGACCAAATTGGTCCGCTCGCGAATGACGTCAAAGGGGCCGCACGATTGTTGGAAGTGATCGCCGGTCACGATGGGCGAGATTCGACATCGATCGATCAAGAGGTTCCATCCTATAGTGAAACCGTCGATCAACCGCTGAAGGGTTTGAAGGTCGGTTTTGCACCGGAGCACTTTTCCGAAGGTCTGTCGGCGGAAGTTGAGCAAGCTGTCCAGTCGGCACTCGATGTCTACCGCTCACTCGGTGCCGAAGTCAAAGAGATCCACCTGCCGCACCAGAAATACACGGTCGCCACGTATTATCTGATCGCTCCGTCCGAAGCGTCTTCGAACCTCGCTCGTTACGATGGTGTGCATTACGGCTATCGAGCCGAGAAGTTCGACGACATGATCGACATGTACGCCGCCAGCCGTGGCGAAGCGTTTGGCGATGAAGTCAAACGGCGAATCATGCTCGGCACGTATTCATTGTCGGCGGGGTATGCTGATCAGTACTACAACAAAGCGTTGAAGGTGCGGCGACTCATCCGGCAGGACTACGACAACGCCTTTGCGGAAGTCGACGTCATCGCCGGTCCCGTCACACCGACACCCGCGTTCAAGTTGGGTGCGTTGGTGGACGATCCGCTGCAAATGTATCTCTCCGACATCTACACCATCGGCGCGAACCTTGCGGGGATTCCGGGCATTTCGCTCCCCTGCGGTTTCACGGAGTCGGAAGGATCAAAACTGCCCATTGGTTTGCAACTCCTTGCGCCACCATTCGAAGAAGACCGACTCCTGCGAGCTGCCCGTATGTACGAACGCGAAACCGCATCGTCAAGTGTCTCGTGA
- the xerD gene encoding site-specific tyrosine recombinase XerD codes for MRRRKRPPKDSVFSTETKPSGKSYLAGFLHYLEAECGLAQNTRRAYATDLDQFFVWFEARGSLSLHDVNLPLLTEWLEHLRERDLKTTSIARHLVSLKMFFRYLVLEGVLLENSVELLSSPKLWQYLPKVLSPAKVDALLAAPQNCDQYPLRDRALLSLLYATGCRASEISNMKLTALHLDEHFCRCIGKGDKERLVSLNPVAEAALRTYLTHERPDLANRAAREPEWLLLTRSGRRLTRLRIWHLVKKYAARIGCSEDVSPHTLRHSFATHMLAGGAEIRALQEILGHASIATTQKYTHVDHSRLKTIHQKFHPRG; via the coding sequence ATGAGGCGACGCAAACGACCACCCAAGGATTCCGTGTTCTCGACGGAGACAAAACCATCGGGAAAATCGTATCTGGCGGGCTTCCTGCACTATCTGGAGGCCGAATGTGGCTTGGCTCAGAACACGCGTCGAGCGTACGCCACGGATTTGGATCAATTTTTCGTCTGGTTTGAAGCTCGGGGGTCGCTTTCGCTTCATGACGTCAATTTGCCGCTGCTGACCGAATGGTTGGAACATCTCCGCGAACGGGATTTGAAGACCACCTCGATTGCTCGGCATTTGGTTTCGCTGAAAATGTTCTTCCGCTACTTAGTCTTGGAAGGTGTGCTACTCGAGAATTCTGTGGAGCTACTGAGTTCCCCAAAACTTTGGCAGTATTTGCCGAAGGTGCTCAGCCCGGCGAAGGTCGATGCATTGCTTGCGGCTCCGCAGAATTGTGATCAATACCCGTTGCGTGATCGGGCGTTGTTATCCCTTCTCTACGCAACCGGTTGCCGAGCGAGTGAGATTTCCAACATGAAACTCACGGCGTTGCATCTGGACGAGCATTTCTGCCGCTGCATTGGGAAGGGGGATAAAGAACGATTGGTGTCGTTGAATCCCGTTGCGGAAGCAGCGTTGCGGACATACTTGACGCACGAACGCCCCGATTTGGCCAATCGAGCGGCACGTGAACCGGAATGGCTACTACTCACACGCAGCGGACGCCGTCTCACGCGGTTGCGGATTTGGCATCTCGTCAAGAAATACGCCGCCCGCATCGGGTGTAGTGAGGATGTCAGCCCGCACACACTCCGGCATAGCTTCGCGACGCACATGCTCGCAGGCGGCGCGGAAATTCGAGCCCTCCAAGAAATCCTCGGCCACGCCAGCATCGCCACGACGCAAAAGTATACGCACGTTGACCACAGCCGATTGAAGACGATTCATCAGAAGTTTCACCCGCGTGGGTGA